In Methanothermobacter sp. K4, one genomic interval encodes:
- a CDS encoding ATP-binding protein, producing MPIISLNRTDNFFGREKEIRRIKEALNDPGFVILTGRMGSGKTAILRRFHGENPNRTTFIDMRCTDIRRIHEGIPDFRRITVLARTVEWNVLLDSMSPERSAFTEAWKMSQMHSMSCAVAVRYSEQLIRDIQGELPLAAVVEVPPLTERETEMYIRLKAPGFRAVGAGIAYIHEVTEGMPLFIDSFLNVLSDGIIYGPALLEENFQAKFQQIAFPWIAELNCLTQREKGILSLLKDGPLKSDEIPAESSELDELELRGFIELHGDEWSIGSELLRRVIVELENQTGCI from the coding sequence ATGCCCATAATCTCTTTAAACAGAACAGATAATTTTTTTGGAAGGGAAAAGGAAATCAGAAGAATTAAGGAAGCCCTCAATGACCCTGGCTTTGTGATTTTGACGGGTAGGATGGGCTCAGGAAAAACCGCTATTCTCAGAAGGTTTCATGGGGAGAACCCAAATAGGACCACCTTCATTGATATGAGGTGTACCGATATCAGGAGGATCCATGAGGGCATACCTGACTTCAGGAGGATAACTGTTCTTGCAAGAACCGTGGAGTGGAACGTGCTCCTTGACAGCATGTCCCCCGAAAGATCTGCCTTCACTGAGGCATGGAAGATGTCACAGATGCACTCCATGAGCTGTGCTGTGGCGGTGAGGTACAGCGAGCAACTTATCAGGGATATTCAGGGGGAACTCCCCCTGGCGGCTGTTGTTGAGGTGCCACCCCTCACAGAAAGAGAAACAGAGATGTACATCAGGCTCAAGGCACCGGGTTTCAGGGCTGTGGGTGCTGGGATAGCATACATCCATGAGGTCACAGAGGGAATGCCCCTGTTCATTGACAGCTTCCTGAATGTGCTCTCAGATGGAATCATATACGGTCCAGCGCTCCTTGAGGAGAACTTCCAGGCAAAGTTTCAGCAGATAGCATTTCCATGGATCGCTGAACTTAACTGTTTAACGCAGAGGGAAAAGGGTATACTGAGTCTTTTAAAGGACGGCCCCCTTAAAAGTGATGAAATACCCGCAGAGAGTAGCGAACTTGATGAACTTGAACTCAGGGGCTTCATTGAGCTTCATGGGGATGAATGGAGTATAGGCTCCGAGCTCCTCAGAAGGGTTATAGTTGAACTTGAGAATCAGACGGGATGTATCTAG
- a CDS encoding CRISPR-associated transcriptional regulator Csa3 → MDTTLISTIYSIEPVMFCITQFSPKKVVLLKEDKAPREKEQVEQVLRDTLGNFVEITTFETSLYDVVTIAKDMVEIIDEERANGRRVVVNISGGRKTQALGALFGCYARNHDVQRIVYVTEEDSELIDLPILSFGISKTKKQVLEELKAGETSVKNLAIKIGISRGMTYNHIRELRDMGFIDREKLEITSAGELAVL, encoded by the coding sequence ATGGATACAACGCTGATATCCACAATATACTCCATTGAGCCGGTGATGTTCTGCATAACACAGTTCTCACCAAAGAAGGTCGTACTGCTCAAGGAGGATAAGGCGCCAAGGGAGAAGGAACAGGTAGAACAGGTCCTCAGAGACACCCTGGGTAACTTCGTTGAGATAACGACCTTCGAGACAAGTCTTTATGATGTTGTCACCATTGCAAAGGACATGGTTGAGATCATAGATGAGGAAAGGGCCAATGGAAGGCGTGTTGTGGTTAATATAAGCGGGGGCAGGAAGACCCAGGCACTCGGTGCACTCTTCGGCTGCTATGCCAGGAACCATGATGTCCAGCGCATAGTGTATGTGACCGAGGAGGACAGTGAACTCATAGACCTCCCCATACTGAGCTTCGGGATCTCCAAGACCAAGAAACAGGTCCTTGAGGAACTCAAAGCAGGTGAAACTTCGGTTAAGAACCTTGCAATCAAGATAGGTATAAGCAGGGGAATGACCTACAACCACATAAGGGAACTCCGTGACATGGGGTTCATAGACCGTGAAAAACTTGAGATAACCTCTGCAGGTGAACTTGCAGTGCTTTAA